A stretch of DNA from Triticum dicoccoides isolate Atlit2015 ecotype Zavitan chromosome 2A, WEW_v2.0, whole genome shotgun sequence:
ACGGTGACCAGCACCCGTGGCCATGAGCGACAGCACGATTGTTTACTCCGTCCGTACCATAATATATATAGCTTCAGCAATTTAATTTGAACTGCTGAAAAGACATATATTACGATACACAGACACAAGAGGTATTAGCGATACTCCGTTTCAAAAAGAAAGATGTTATTAGCGAGACGGCCAGGAGGCATGTGGCTGATTGTAGAAATGGGACGTTATTGACACTTTGGATTCATCCCATCATAGAGCATCTACGGCTGGACGTCTCAAACCCACTTCATAATGCTTGGCTGGCCGGCCGGTCACTATCCGGTCTTGTTTTTTCGACCCATACGGGCTTCTTAAACGGGTCTCAAATGACCGGGTTGACCGGCACCcctatatccagcccaaatatgggacgGATATGGAGCGCCCCGTCACGCCCGTCACTTTGGACCCGACAGTCCGATCCCACCCCAAATTGCACCAAATTCACTAAACCCTTagtcctcctcccgccgccctccaACCTTTCCCGCGCCCGAACCCTCGCCGTCCTCCACCCTTGCTTCCAATCCTCACCTCCGGTCCCGATCAACCGCCGGAGATGTCGTCCAGCCCGACCCACACCGCCGCGATGAAGACGCAGTCTGGCTCATCTGTCAGCTGCGACTTGCAAGGCGGAGAACGTCGCCCGCAAGTTGTGGCGACGCCGGCAGCGAGAGAGGGAGGTGACGGTGGCGTCGCAGGGAGGTTCGAACGTGCATGGATTGTATGAATTTGAGGATCGAAATTTACGGTACGTGGATGTGCGACATAACATTTGAGGAGTGTGCGGTCTTTGTCCGTGGACGCACCCGAACACGTCCGCGAGCGTTTGAATTTGTCAAGTTCGGCTGTAGATGGTCTTAGTAGTTTATAACAGAACAAAGAGAAATTTTCAGTTCAGAGGAAGTGGAATTATTCGTATAGCATTAGCTAGAACGGGGAACGAGTTGGGATTCAGAACGAACAAAAAGACGTGTTTGAAGCGATTTCGGCAGGGCGACAACCGGAAAGGAGTAATTTCTTTTGCGGGAAAAACGCAAGTGAGCATGCGATATCATATACTGTATTATATACTAGTAGCTGGTGCTTCCATTCCTCCATCGGCCCAGTCGTGAAGCATGTCACTCGATAGAGCGCAAGTCGTCAGGAAGACGTATGCACGTGGTGGTGGTTGGAAGAAACTGATACTACTGGGAAACGAGACCAACTAGGCAACTAGTACACGAGAAGTACTACGTACTACTACTACTTAACAGTATAAATCAAAGTCTTGTGCAGCAAGCAAGGTAAGGTAGAGTAGGAAGAAACACCAAGTGTTTGGCGTCAAAAAATGCTGCCGCGAGGTAGTGCGTGAGTGCGACAGCGCCCGGACGTGTGTAAAGTTGGTTTGTCCTGTCCACGCGCCCACCAGCCggcaaatggggatgacagaaaagCGGGGTTGTCAATCAAGCGATGGACGACGTCGTCAAGGTCAGTCTCACTCAGGTGTGTACGGAAGCCGATTACTCTATCAGATAAGAGCACTTACTACTCTGTCACATTCGAGAGAGCCTGTAAACAACAATTTCGCCGTTGGTTCCTGGACTGGCTTGGCAAAGCCGGCGAGCCAGGCAGTAGATAAGATAGGTAGGGCTCTTGCCCTGATGACCTTGTACCATACGTACTCCAGGCGTACGTAGACGAACCTTATACGTGGACGCTGCGCGCAAACATGAGATCGAGTCTAGGCAGGCAGGGGCAAGGAAGGTTCGTTGGTCAATAGTCGACGCTGCGCGCAAACCGGCCGGCCAAGGGATAAAGGCAGGCCAAGCTTTCTTCTCATCTCGCTATCGAATTAATGGATCAACGTCGTCGTCGACGACAGGCATGTTTGCACGTCAGTTACCAGAGCTCACCAACACGCACTACGTCTCTGTCTGCCGTGACAAAGCGACGCACGAGGATGTGATGTATACCGTCATGCTTCCATCGGTTTGGTTTTGGTTTCGCTGGCCATGCGAGCGAGTGTTTTAGAACAAAAAAAATCAGTGAACTCGGCTGTGCACACTTTGGATCGGGGAAGGAGCTGCATATGCAGATTGATTCGGTCAGTGTTGATGTTTTAGCTGGTTTGCTTGAGTTACATATACATACCACAAAGCTCTTGGCAGGATTTTAATTCGAGTGTCTTGCATCTTGGCATATCAAATGGTCTCTTCAACGGTTCAAGTAGACtgtatgtttttttttcttttgcagggAAAATAAACTGGTACTTGTACTTTTTTTTCCAATTCAGAATGACACCGTCGAGGTCGAGGAGCACCATTCTTAATCTGGAAAGCGACGGGGATGTCCAGCAGAAGGTTAATCGTCCTATGTAAGGTTGCTAATTTCAACACAGGAGACCAAGGTTCGATCCCTTGGACCTTGGTTCAACCCATTTTTCTTACATTTTTTCTCTCTAGCGCGCCTCCTTTTCCTGCATGCGGTAATGGCCTGGCCCATGTGCGGGTTGGCGCCCCCGTATCCGATTCCgtttttttgcttttttactttcctctttctgtttttttccttctttACATTAATTCAGGATTTTCAGGAGAATTAGATTGCAAAAAGTTATGACtttttaaaaaaatatattaaGAAATCATAAattgtttgtgaattcaaaaaacatTCGGGGAATCATAcatgttcataatttcaaaaacttgtttgcatttaaaaaaataacgatttcaaataaatgttcatgatttttaaaaaggatctagtattcaaaacatattaaggaatttgaaaaaatgttcatgaaaattttaaaaatattcgtAAAAATTAGCAAAGATCCGTAACTAATGAACAAAACAAACCGTCTCTTATGTAGAGGTTTTATTAGGGATCTTTAGAGGTtgttttatgattttatttagtctCTTGTGTCGGGTAGAAAAAAAGGTTTTCATGTTTTGTACATCACTGAGCCCCAAAAATTTTTACACAACTTTATATGGGTTAATTTTTGTAAGCTATATGGAAATGACTAAATGTCTATTGTGCCTCCATACGCAGCTATGGTTCTTTGTGTACCACACTACTGGTTATGGTAAACACCGCTACACTAGGTCAAGGGGAGACACATCACTCATCAATCTAGCTCAGCCAGGGTCCATCAATGCAGTTTACTCATCCCAAATATATTTCATTGTGGCGCCTTAGAAAATCAAGTCGTGATGAGACCAtcacattttttgtttttaaaatgaCTTTCTAAAAGGCCCTTATCTCATCATGACATCACTCAGAGATAGTTTGTGATATGACATTTTAAAATTCCTTATCTCATTCTGGTATTTGATTCAGACTTTTTAATATCTACCACACATGCATAATCTGATAGTTTTTTTATcatgttgcaatgcacgggcatatttgctagtaataTCTAATGTTATGCAGAGTTTTTCATACATTGTAGCATACAATGAGGCATTCGTGTGGTGAATTTTTTGCTACGGAGAACAATGATGCTACTAGGTAGCAATATAACATTTTCAATCAGGTGCAGTTTTTTTAGAGGAAATAGCTGCCTTATATTACTTATACCGCGGCATCATCAGCCCAATAGCAACCCAAATACAAGACGGGAAAACATTAAACCAAGTTTTTACACAAACTGAAAAGGTAGCCCTCCCTAGCTAAAATGTGAGCAACTTTGTTATAGCAGTTTCTGATAATCTGACCAGATAGTCACTATTAAGATATATCTACACAATAAAAAGTGTCCATTATAGTTGTCGCCCTCCACCCTAATTCCGGCGCTTTTCGCTTTCGCCGCCGTGGATCCGTGCGAACAGTTGTCGGAGCTAGCAGAGATAGAAGATCCAAAGAAGGTGTCCACGCGGAGATCAACTCGATGACATGGCAAACCCGCAAAAAGAAGGCAAAGGATGACATAATTGACAAAAAGAAGGGCAGCTGGGCTGTGGTATGGCCCGAGACGTGTGCCGCCGTCCTGGCCGGAGCAATATCAGCCGCCCTACTTCTACAAGACCAAACAGCTCGGCGCGCAGTAGCAGTCCCTGGCCTTCGTCACTGGGTACATGTCATATTTCCTTGACGTCAACGTAAAGCTGCTCCATTTCCCTGACTCAACATTGCCGCAACTTGTCTGGTCGCGGACGCTGGGCGTGGATCTTCTTGGTGCCCTCTCTTAGTTCGTCGGTATGTCCCAACCGAGCGAGACAACATATGGCGATGCAAACATGGATATGATGGAGATGATCCATGACGACGACGAATGTGGAGGCGGCTTCGAGGTCGGACAAGTAGATGTCTCGGAGCCAGAGGTCTATGCGCGGCTGACggtgtcctgaactagggggtGCTGACCACGTCGGCTCCATCATAGTGGGCCGGCCCGAGGACACCTGGATCATCAACGAATGGTCTAAGACTGCCATGCCCTTAGGCATGTTCAAGATGGAATCCTTCAGAGACTTGCCGCATACTCCAAGACACGTCTGAATCTTCGACATGTTTATCCCTAGATGTAACCGCACCCATGTAAAACCTTGGCACCCCCGGTCCATATATAAGCCGAGGGGTTTAGAGCACCGGGTAGAGATTCACTCATTCACATACTATTTCGAGGTAGATCATCCTATACTTTGTAATCCAACAAAATCAATATAAtagaagcaggatgtagggttttgcctcatcgagagggcccgaacctgggtaaacaccgtatcCATTGTTCATCATCTTACTATCCAGCTAAGATCgctagctcgggaccccctacccgagatctgccggatcTAACCCCGACACAGCAGCCGGGCATGTACACGCAGCCAGACACGTACATCAGGCAGTCAGGCACGTACACGCAGCCAGAAACATACACCGGGCAGTCGGGCACGTACACTCAGCCAGACACATACACTGGGCAATCGGGCATGCATCCAGACACGTACATCCAATCGGGCACGCAGTCAGACACATACACCATACAGCCAGACTTGTACATTCAGCAGCCGTAGCAGGACACATATGGCGATGGTGACTTATCCAGTGGATTGCCTGGCCAATGGAAAGAAGATGGGTAGAGGATAAAGCTTCAACATGCGGGAGGATGAATTATTATGTGATGCCTGGTTGTCCACTACCATCGACCCAATCCATGGCATGGAACAAAAGGACGCAACATTTTGGTAAAACATCCCTTCTTGGCTCCATGATCACAAGAAGTTTTGAGCCCTACACAACGAGCTCATCTGTGATAGTGGGACAAAGTCGCTCAACCATGGATGATGCACCATCCAAGACGTTGTGAGCAAGTATTGCGCCCATTTGAAATAACTAGCCGGTCAGTGGCAAGTGGTGCACTAACGTCGATCAAGTAAGTTGTTATATGTGATGGTCATTTGGTCGGATATGCTCTATGTGTTGGTCATATGGTTGGATATGCAACTTGTTGGTGGAGAGGAGGAACTTCATCCTCACgcattgttggttgaagttgaatggGCAACCCAACTGGCAACTACCCATTGCCAACTCCATCAAGACCACCAACATCCGACAATGAGGAAGAAGCGGGTGATCCAACTGACCCAACAAAAGAGCCACCCAAGAAGGTTAGAAGGGTGTTCCCGGAAAGAAgtgggaggaggaggtggagaagcgagaaggggcggcggccaagctgaTGAAGAGGTACGAGGGCATCTTTACGAAGAAGGAGGAGGCATCTGTCAAACACTCTGACGTGAAGGATGAAAAGAAGGCTGAGTGGTTTAACATCTTGATAGCGACAACCGAGAAGAAGATCAACCTCGAAGAGAAGAAGGCTAAGCTCAAAGAGAGGAGGGTTGAGCTCGCGACCGCTTCAGGGGATACCAAGATGTTGATCATGAGGATGGATGAGTTGGACGATGATGCGGCGATGATCGTGCGGGTCATCTGTGTCAAGATGTTGAAGCTCTTGACGCCCGAGATGGAAGCGGATGGTGAGGAGGAGCCAACGACAGAGTGAGCGACGAGGCTCGGACAACCGGCCTGACAGGACAAAAATGTCATTTTTTGTTGCACGAACTACCGGGCTGAAACTTTTATGGTTAGGCACATGTAAAAACTATGAAGCGACATCCTTGTTTGTAGGAGACAAATAGCGTGTCTATTTTTAGGGTCTGTGTTAGAGATGCCCCGACGTGGCAAGGAAAAAAAAGGAAGCATGGCGACATGTAAGCAATCCAAactataattaacaaaaaaaaaagTACATAGCATGTCGTATTTGAGGTAGTGGCAACAAATGTTCTCCAAGGAAGAATGTGCTTCCTGACTGAATAAAAATGATATGTGTAGTCAATTTCTTTCATATCTCGACTTGTCAGATGAGCCATACACGAGAACAGAAACAAAACTGTCAGTTTTCTATGTACCTATACTTCTATCACAGATTCACAGGTGCTATAAAATCAACCCTATACAAGAGAGAAAAATACACGGGCACAGGTGCAACTAGCAAGATATGGCAGCCACCCGCATAAAAGAAAACAGGATATGGCAGGAAGCTACTGTACCAAATACAAAAAGttacagtttttttttctttttaaaataaAATTACAGTTAGGATTAGCGTTTCCTCCTCCTCCACCCACGAGTGCAATGGCcgtgtactccctctggtcctttttactctgcacattggatttgtcgaaagtcaaactttgctaagtttgactaaatttatattagaaattattagcatctataatatctaataaatataatatgaaaatatattccaagatgaattcaatgatattggtgttgttatgtgaatgtctataattttttatataaacttggtcaaagttggatgagattgacttcggacaaacctaatatgcagagtaaaaaggaccggagggagtacaagccCAGTGTCCTCCTCGGCTCCTCCCAATTCGCTTAGCTGTTCATCCTTCAAACAATCCTTCTATCACACGGCTTCCGTCGCACGGTGGAACGATCAATTCCGCAATCTCCTGCCGCAGTTTGTACTTGAGCTCGGCTCTAACCTTCCACTTCATCTGGCGATTACAGGTGGCAAGAAATTCGGCGGTAAACTCCTCCGAGCTTAAACACTTGAGCGGAGCCCAACACTCGTCCAGGTAGCACTTCCTGTACCGCTTGATCATTGAAGTGAGCAGCGGTTCTACATCGGGGAAGGATGCTCCTGGACGCCGCACCATTTGACGAACAACACAGGTGTTATTCAGGAGAAATATGTATTTTCGACCCTTTTCACCTTCGTGTATCAATTCTGCAGCTTGCTCCATCTTGGATCCCCAGAAACCAACCATGTCATGTACTGGCTGCATCAAATATGTGTTACCGAAATAATGCTGCAGGGCTTGTACGAGGAGGTCATTTCCTGGATGAATGGTTGATTCGTCGCTGCTGGGGAAGTCCAGGACTATTCGTTCCCAGTCATTTACCATCTTACTCGGAATCTCAGCTGACCTGTTCAAGAGAAAGGCAGGTCCGGCGCACTGTTAAGAACCATTTcaaatgctccaagaaaaacatttCAAATGGTAATTGAATTCGCACAATTGCAGTTTTGATTGTGGGGAAATATAACCATTTCGCCCGATTTTGTACTAGAAATTAGCACACTGGCTAAGCAGTACTGATTAGTCCTCCCTCAGCTACTGATCCTCGCGGCGACAGGCGGCCGCCGCGGAGTGGCAACCGACGGGGCGCAGGCAGCGCAGCGAGAGGCGGGGAGTGCGGCGAGCCGAGCACACGCGGAGCGGTGGCCTAGGTGCTCGGCGCGGCGAGCTGCGATCCAGCGAGGCCGTCGCGGACACGCAGCTATGGCCTGCTGGGCGTGCCGCTGGGCATCCATTGAGCAGCGAGCGCGACGGCACCGCGGAGGGCGCCATTGAGCAGCGAGCGCGACGCGACGAGCAGCGTGCTGGGCGGCACGGCAGGGCGCGCAGCGGGCCGGCAATTGATGCGTTACGCCGCGTGGCGCGTCGAGGGGCGGTGGTACCATGGTAGGCGGGAGCGGGCCGGGCGGCAAGCAGCGCGGCGGTATCACAGGGCGGTAGGCCGGACCCGGCGGTCACCTAGAACCCTGACCAGTTTCGACTCTCCCTGGACGCTGGACAGGGCCGGTTCTAGGCTAGGCTCGTCGCGCAGGCCGGGTGCCAGAACAGAGCACGGAGGCGAAAGCACGGTGCCAAAATGAAACAAAAGGAGGGCCGGGGGTCGGTGCATTCATGTACCTGCCGAGGAGCACTTCCATTGTTTCAGCTCCGCCGGCTTGCTTCTCCTTCGCCGTCCTCGCCATCgtcatcttcttcctcgccgtcgacGGAGGGGCAGCGCGCGAGCGAGAGGGATGGCgctgcggacggcggcggcggcgagctccgaaTCTCGTTGGAAGGATTGGCTGATGCTGCTCCGGGCGCGCGCGAGGAAGAGGGATGCAGCTGCAGACCGGCGGCGAGCGTGGAAGGATTGGGCGATGGGATTCGGGGCGCGCGCGAGCAAGAGGGGTGGAGCCGCAAAGGGTTGGTCGGGGGGATTGGGGGCGAGCGCTTCAGTTTTCTTATAGTACTGGCATTAGCGAGCTCAATCAGACAATCACCGGCAGGATGGCGACCCGCTGCTGCTGACCGGAGTTGCCGCAAGTACGACATATTTTTGGTCCGTGGCGCACCCGACGCGTTGGGGTAGCGCCGGGTTGCTGCACCGCATGCAGGCGAGGCGAGGGCGCGCACACACGTTATGGCGTTGCCGGGGTCAAGCTAGCTAAGCCGCGCGCGCCGCGGTTGAGCCTGGACTCGAGCCGGACCGTGTGGTTGGTTCACGTCGTCATCTCGTGGCGGAACGGAATCATATGGGAGGGAGTTGATTCGAGGCCGCTCGCTCAAGTTATGTTAGGTGGACCGAGCCGAGGAACTACCAATCATTCACCGCGCTTCCACGCGGACTCGATTCAACACAAAATTGGCGCGAGTGAGGATTTGGAGACTGAAACGG
This window harbors:
- the LOC119358668 gene encoding uncharacterized protein LOC119358668; this translates as MTMARTAKEKQAGGAETMEVLLGRSAEIPSKMVNDWERIVLDFPSSDESTIHPGNDLLVQALQHYFGNTYLMQPVHDMVGFWGSKMEQAAELIHEGEKGRKYIFLLNNTCVVRQMVRRPGASFPDVEPLLTSMIKRYRKCYLDECWAPLKCLSSEEFTAEFLATCNRQMKWKVRAELKYKLRQEIAELIVPPCDGSRVIEGLFEG